A single window of Caldimicrobium thiodismutans DNA harbors:
- the hisA gene encoding 1-(5-phosphoribosyl)-5-[(5-phosphoribosylamino)methylideneamino]imidazole-4-carboxamide isomerase codes for MLFIPAIDLREGKVVRLFQGDYEKTKVYGENPLEYALFFEREGAKRLHIIDLDGAKVGKPLHMPLIKEIAKNLNIPVQVGGGIRDKENISSYLEDKVSQVILGTKALESREFLKEVCVAFPERLIVSVDVRGERVALSGWLNLSEVGYLDFLEELNSFPLFAVILTLIERDGTGKGVELERLEKALTITKHKLILAGGVTTTEDIAKLKPFEKKGLYGVISGRALYEGTLNLREALKIAES; via the coding sequence ATGCTTTTTATCCCAGCTATTGATTTGAGAGAGGGCAAAGTAGTAAGACTCTTTCAGGGCGACTATGAAAAAACCAAGGTTTATGGCGAGAATCCTTTAGAATATGCCCTTTTCTTTGAAAGAGAAGGAGCCAAAAGATTACACATTATTGACCTTGATGGAGCAAAAGTAGGTAAACCTCTTCACATGCCCCTTATTAAGGAGATAGCTAAAAACCTGAACATTCCTGTTCAAGTAGGAGGAGGGATCCGGGATAAAGAAAATATTTCTTCCTATTTGGAAGACAAGGTCTCACAGGTTATTTTGGGCACCAAGGCCCTTGAGTCAAGAGAGTTTCTTAAAGAGGTATGTGTAGCCTTCCCTGAGAGACTTATAGTTAGTGTGGATGTGAGGGGAGAAAGGGTAGCTCTATCTGGTTGGCTTAACTTAAGTGAAGTGGGATATCTTGATTTTCTTGAAGAATTAAATAGTTTCCCCCTCTTTGCAGTTATATTAACTTTGATTGAGAGGGATGGAACAGGTAAGGGAGTTGAGCTTGAGCGTCTGGAGAAGGCCCTTACCATTACTAAGCATAAGTTGATTTTAGCCGGGGGAGTAACGACTACAGAGGATATTGCCAAGCTTAAACCCTTTGAGAAAAAAGGTCTATATGGAGTTATAAGTGGTAGGGCCCTCTATGAGGGAACTCTCAATCTAAGAGAGGCCCTAAAAATTGCTGAATCTTAA
- a CDS encoding ribonuclease catalytic domain-containing protein, translated as MSPENLLYHLVDLFYKDKKVVAFVKDIKGKRLHLLFPTGREELVSAQAVVSIGKQKVNPDNLIFLQNLLKEKQDKREKLKENFNLRELWEIVTEEMDKGSAWELVELYLARIPDCDEVAAFMRKALEDKLYFALEAPDILKIRKREEVKALQLQREREYERLKILNEGEMFLSALMSGKQSPLSKDRESFWQRALKEFVLKEGTTEMGRLAEEVLKKHQLNDPLKIVDLLSRACLIERDWFFELEKLNFPTEFKKEELEEAEKIQTLQRSSSLKDLTGLFTFTIDAPDTEDFDDALSVEEKGEHLVLYVHIAEVASYIRPGSTLWEGALERASTLYLPEGVLPMLPFSLSHEKFSLKKNEPRPALTFKFEIDSANQVCSFEIIPSLIQVKERYTYTEVDNLLLKGDLFFKRLYALLIKQKEIRYEKGAFAVILPEIQVRVLPDGEITVQKIEMTPSRDLVAEAMILTNYYSAKFMAEREIPVLYRTQKEPFQAIEERFDSLYHQILQLKFMAKSELSIEPGYHSGLGLPYYTTLTSPIRRFLDLLAQYQLEAYLKGEKFLSKEDLLKILPDLQSNLQRANYLQNRRKKYFLLKYLQKYHSQDTLRGILLEVQARKARVYLPDYNLTGEVLSLKNNLHAGMEVIVKPEKIKPLQEVLRLRIV; from the coding sequence ATGTCTCCTGAGAATCTTCTTTATCACTTAGTGGATCTCTTTTATAAGGATAAAAAAGTAGTTGCCTTTGTTAAGGATATAAAGGGTAAGAGACTGCACCTTCTTTTTCCCACAGGAAGGGAAGAGCTGGTAAGTGCACAAGCAGTGGTAAGTATTGGTAAACAAAAAGTTAATCCAGATAATCTTATTTTTCTTCAGAATTTACTTAAGGAAAAACAGGATAAAAGAGAAAAATTAAAGGAGAATTTTAACTTAAGAGAACTTTGGGAGATTGTTACAGAGGAGATGGATAAAGGATCCGCCTGGGAGCTTGTGGAGCTCTATCTTGCCAGAATTCCTGATTGTGATGAGGTAGCTGCTTTTATGCGTAAGGCCCTTGAAGATAAGCTTTATTTTGCCTTGGAAGCTCCAGATATCTTAAAGATAAGAAAAAGAGAAGAGGTAAAGGCCTTACAGCTTCAGAGGGAAAGGGAGTATGAAAGGCTTAAAATCTTAAACGAAGGAGAGATGTTTCTTTCAGCTTTAATGAGTGGAAAACAAAGTCCTTTATCTAAGGACAGGGAATCTTTCTGGCAGAGGGCTTTAAAAGAGTTTGTGCTTAAAGAAGGGACAACTGAAATGGGAAGGCTTGCTGAGGAGGTTTTGAAAAAACATCAACTAAACGATCCTCTTAAGATTGTGGATTTACTTTCCCGGGCTTGCCTTATTGAAAGGGACTGGTTTTTTGAACTTGAAAAATTAAACTTTCCAACAGAATTCAAAAAAGAAGAACTTGAGGAAGCAGAAAAAATCCAAACTTTACAAAGATCCTCTTCTTTAAAAGACCTTACAGGGCTTTTTACTTTTACCATAGATGCTCCGGATACCGAGGACTTTGATGATGCTCTGAGTGTGGAAGAAAAAGGGGAACACTTGGTGCTTTATGTTCATATTGCAGAGGTTGCCAGTTATATAAGACCGGGCTCAACTCTTTGGGAAGGGGCTTTGGAGAGGGCTTCCACCCTTTATCTTCCTGAAGGAGTCCTTCCAATGCTTCCATTTTCTCTTTCCCATGAAAAATTTAGTCTGAAAAAGAATGAACCAAGACCTGCCTTAACTTTCAAGTTTGAAATAGATTCAGCTAATCAAGTGTGTTCCTTTGAGATAATTCCATCCCTCATTCAGGTAAAAGAAAGATATACCTATACAGAGGTAGATAACCTTCTTTTAAAGGGAGACCTTTTTTTTAAGAGACTTTATGCCTTGCTAATCAAACAAAAAGAGATTCGCTATGAAAAAGGGGCCTTTGCAGTGATCTTGCCAGAGATTCAGGTAAGAGTTTTGCCTGATGGTGAAATAACTGTTCAGAAGATAGAGATGACGCCTTCCAGGGATCTTGTTGCCGAGGCCATGATCCTCACCAATTATTATTCCGCAAAATTTATGGCAGAAAGAGAAATCCCGGTGCTTTACAGAACTCAAAAAGAGCCCTTTCAGGCTATTGAGGAGCGCTTTGACTCCCTTTATCATCAAATTTTACAGCTTAAATTCATGGCCAAATCTGAGCTTTCCATCGAACCTGGATATCACTCAGGCCTTGGCCTGCCCTATTATACGACCCTTACTTCACCTATCCGCAGATTTCTGGATCTTCTCGCTCAATACCAACTTGAGGCCTATTTAAAAGGTGAGAAGTTCCTTTCCAAGGAGGACCTTTTAAAGATTCTACCAGATTTACAGAGTAATCTCCAGAGGGCTAACTATCTTCAGAATAGAAGAAAGAAATATTTCCTGCTCAAATATTTGCAAAAATACCATTCTCAAGATACCCTTAGAGGGATTCTCCTTGAGGTTCAAGCCAGAAAGGCAAGGGTCTATCTACCTGATTATAATTTAACAGGAGAGGTCCTAAGTTTAAAAAATAATCTTCACGCAGGGATGGAGGTTATTGTAAAACCTGAAAAGATAAAACCCCTTCAGGAGGTCCTGCGTTTGAGGATAGTTTAA